The Passer domesticus isolate bPasDom1 unplaced genomic scaffold, bPasDom1.hap1 HAP1_SCAFFOLD_81, whole genome shotgun sequence genome contains the following window.
GCATCCCCAGTGTGGTGGCCTGTGGCTACAGTGTGGTGacctcccggtgtccccagggctggctggtgcCATGCTGGGTccctcctggtgtccccagagctggctggTGGCCACATGTGGTGGCCATGCCACAGTCCTTGGtggccccagggctggctggtggCCACACTTTGGTGGTCCTGCCAGAGTCcttggtgtccccagggctaGCTGGTGGCCACAGTGCAGTGGCCATGCCACAGCccctccaggtgtccccagggctgcctggtGGCCACACTTTGGTGGCCCTGCCACAGTCcttggtgtccccagggcttCCTGGTGGCCACAATGTGGTGGCCCTGCCACAGCcctccctggtgtcccctggtgGCCACAAtgtggtggctgtgctgggtccctccaggtgtccccagggctgcctggtGGCCACAGCGTGGTGGCCATGCCACAGTCCTTAGTGTCCCCATAGCTGGCTGGTGGCCACACTTTGGTGGCCCTGCCACAGTCcttggtgtccccagggctgcctggtGGCCACAGTGCAGTGGCCATGCCATTGTCCCTCCTGGTGTCCCAAAAGTTGGCCAGTGATGACAGTGTGGTGGCCATGCCAGAGTCCTTGGtgttcccagggctgcctggtgGCCACAACGTGGTGGCCATGCCATCATccctcctggtgtccccaggcccgGCTGGTGGCCACACTTTGGTGGCCAttcctgctgggtttggggctgtTGTGGCCAcgtggagctgaggctggggcCTGGCACCCCCAGCTGGCACCGTGCCCCCCCTGACAGCggtgccagtgccagctgggGGTGTCCCCTGCCCCCCTCAGGGACAGACAcccacccagcactgctggcagggctgagacCCCAGCCCAGGCCCGGGGACGGCCCCACTgggggggaactgggggggGCAGTGCTGGAATGGGGGGGGGCTGGGCATGGGGGGCGCTGTGTGAGCTGGGTGGGAGggggggtctgtgctggggggggtctggggggtgggagcacactggggggggtctggggggtagGAGCATACTGtggggggctgtgctgtgcttgtggggggcagggggctgtgctgggggtaggggggctgtgctgctgttgaTGGGGggtctctgctgtgctgggggcagggggctgtgcTGAGGGGGCAGTGCTGTTGTTGATGGGGGGgtcactgctgtgctgggggcagggggctgtgcTGTTGTTGATGGGGGGTCTCTGCTGTACTTGGGGGGTCTCTACTGTGCTGGGGGggtctctgctgtgctgggggctgtgctggggggtgcaggagctgtgctgctgttgaTGGGGagtctctgctgtgctgtgttggggggtctctgctgtgctgtgttggggggtctctgctgtgctggtgggggtctctgctgtgctgggggggcggtgccggtgccgcaGGGGCGGGGGGctgcggcggcggggcggggccgggccgggggggcGGGACGGACCcgccccggggctgcgggaccgGCCGGCGGCGTGCGGGAGCGCGGGCGGCCATGGAGGGGGCGCGGGGCATCCACCACGAGATCGCCTCCCTCAAAGGTACCGGGGCAGGGGGCACCGCCAGCGGtccggggccgggcccgcgggAATTCCGCGTCCCGGGGAGGGTTCGGCGTCccgcggggggcgggggggccGCGTCCCGGCGAGCTCCGGCCGCGCCGCATCCCTCCCGTGCCAATGTCGCAGCGCGGGCGGGAGGGCGGGGGTCACCGGGGCATCGCCGGCATCGCTCGGAGCTCCTCGGTGCCGCCGGGCCCCCGGCGGGCTCCGCCGCGGCGGTGCCGCGTTAccgagcggagcggagcgcTGGGCCGTGAGTAACGGGAGCCGGCGGACGCCGGTCACGGGGCTGCCGGCGGCCACCGGCCCCGCTGAGCCACCGCGGGGCCGGAGCGGAGCCCGGCCGGGGTCGGCGTGGACCCGGCGAGAGACGGGAGGGACGCCGGGAAAGTCGCGATGGAGCCCGGGAGCCTCAGGGTGGAGTCAGAGAGGGTCGGGGGGGACGGACACGGGCGGGGGTCGTGATGGACCTCGGCCGGGGGGGGATGGGGTGGGCCTCGGGCGGCTGGGGAATGATCCCGGCGAGGTTCGGGATGATCCCGGCAGGGTCAGGGCGCCCCGCGGCTGTGGCGATGCCGCAGGCCCCAGAGAGGGGGTCCCGGGTCGTGTCCCCCcccggcagagcccgggctgCGGCGAGGCTGATGaacggggaggaaaaggaggCTGATGTACGGGAATTAAAAGGAGGCTGATGTACGGGAATTAAAAGGAGGTTGATTTACGGTGAGCCCGGGAGCCCTGCCGGCACCGGGACCCCTGCCAGCACCGGGACCCCCGCCGGCACCGGCGTCATTGTGAGCGGGCCTGTGTCCGCGGTGCCCTCCGCAAACAGCCGCGGCTTTGTTCCGCTGGGCACGGGGAGCCCGGCGGCCCCGCCAGACCCCAGCACTGGCACCGGCACCGGCGCTGGCACCGGCACCGCACGGCAGCGCCGGGCCCGCTGCCACAAGCGCTGCCCGCCCCACATTTGGGGGCCCCGCTCGAGGCTTCCGTGGGGTGCACAGGACCGGGATTgggggtgcccccagccccccgtgcTGCTGCCGGGGCGCGGCGAGCGGGGCCGATGCGGGAGGGCTCATCCCCGGTGGGTgcggggctggcggcggggcgcTGGCGATGTCCCCGCTGTCACATCGCGTTGGATCacggcgggcggcgggcgctgaCGCGGCACTTCCCGGCGGGACGGAGCCGCCGGCGCGGCCGTGACCCCGCTGCGGGCCGGGGGTGCGGGGGGGACACGCTTCTGCTGCCCCCATCGCTTCCCTAGAGATGCCCCCAGTGCTTCCTCCATCGCAGGCACCATCACTCCCGCATTGCTGCTCCGCATTTCTCATCCCTGCCCGCCTtggtccccatccctgtccccctttttccccatctctgcccccctttttccccatccctgccccacattttccccatccctgcctccctttttccccatccctgccctccatcACCCCCTTCCCTCCACCCCCGGCCGCTGCCCCCCTCGCTCCTGCCCTCTGTCCCACCCTCTGGGGttctggggggctgtggggctccCCGAGGGCAGCGTGCCGAGGTGCGGCTCGGGCAGGCGATGGATGCTCCCCTCTGGGGGGGTCTGGGCGCCCCAGTGCTCCCCGTGCCGCTGCACCAGCTGcgccctgtgctctgccctgcGGGATGGGGAAGTTGTGCAAGTCCTGCCGGGGCCCCTGGAGACGCCAGTGCTcgaacatcagcccctgcagcttcGGGATCCCCGGCAGCTCTGGGGCGGGCACCCCACAGGCAGCAGCCGCCCGTGCCTGGCTGCTCCCCACCAGTAAATCCCAGTAAATCCCAGTGAATCCCATCGGCAGGGATGGGAATGCCGGGCAGGTGTCCCTCCATCCCCCCAAGGCTGCCggggagctcctgctgcagcctcgcTGCATCCCTGTGCCCCTCGCTGTGCTTGACTGGTTGCGCTGAGGGAGCCTTGGGGGGTTCCTCCCCTTTTGGGGGTCTGTGAGCCCGGGACCCCCCCAGCGTGGGGGACAGCCTGGCACCCCAGTTCGTCCCACACAGTCCCTCCTGCTCTGTGGTGGGGGTGCCACACGGGACATGAAAAGGGGGGGGGTCGCCGGTGCCGGGGCTCTTGCCACCCCCCCGGCAGTGCTGGGGGTCCCGCTGCTGTGCCGGGGGGTCCCCGCCGAGCCCCTGGGGGCTGTTGGGCGGTGCTCGGtgccggggggctcggggggagTGGCAGCTGCCTCTGGCTCGTCCCCACCTGCCACCCGCAGGGCGTGGCGTGGCGCAGCTGTGCCACCGCCGGGGCTGTGCCACCGCCGGGGCTGTGCCACCGCCGGGGGGTCCCCTTGGGGACAaactggggcaggagcagagcaaacACTGACGTGGCAGGATgtggctgcccagccctgcccgcgcCCATGCCCGTGCACCTGCCCGACCCCTGCCCGCGGCTGTGCGGGCAGCGCGGGATGCTCGGtgggcccggggctgcccggggcctCCCCGCTCTCAGCCACCCCGGGCTCTCCGTCCTCTCCCGAGCTCGGGGACAGGctcaggacccctccccaggctcagggtgcccctccccagctcagcagctcggTGTCCCCCTCGGGATGGGTTCCAGGATCCCCGCGGCTCAGGGACACCTCGTTCCCGACCCAGGGTCCCCCCGGGCACTCCGCGgggccggtgccggtgccggggcggggcgggacCCGCGGGGGTTCCCACGCAGGAACCGGCCGGGTGGGTCGGGGCagggggggggaaggggaaggcGGCTCCGGCCGTGCCCCCCCCGGgcgggagccggggccggggaggGGCCGGTGGTGAGtcagggctgggcctggggccccccctgacccccccggCCGGGGGTGGAGccgcagccgctcccgccgTGCCGGCAGCCAGCGCCGCTCCGCGTCGGATCGCGCCGGGACGTGCCGGGCCATACGGGGCTGTACCGGACTGCGCCGAGCTGTGCCAGGCCGTACCGGGCCGAACTGGACCGTACCGCGCTGGGCTGGACCACCTGAGCCGTGCTGGGCGGTACCGGACCGTAGTGAGCtgggccgtgccgggccgtaCTGGGCCGTGCCAGGCTGTACTGGGCTGTGCCGGgccgtgctgggctgtgccataCGAGGCGCTGCCGGGCTCCGTGGAGCTGTGAGCGAGCCCCGCTGCCCGCGCCATGGTGGCGGGGATGCTGATGCCGCTGGAGCGGCTCCGctccatcctggagctgctgttccGCGAGGGCGTGCTGGTCGGGGAGCGGGACGGCTGCCCCCGGCGCACCCACCCGCAGCTGCCCGGCGTGGCCAACGTGGAGGTGCGGCGCGCCATGGCCTCGCTGCGCTCCCGCGGCCTCGTGCGACAGACGGCGGCCTGGCGACACCTCTACTGGTACCTGACGGACGCCGGCGTGGCTCACCTGCGCCAGTACCTGCGGCTGCCGCCGGACGTGGTGCCGCGCTCCCTGCAGCGCGTcccgcgccccgccgccgcccgccccgagccccgccgcgccgccgcccccgccggccCCGGCGCCCACCGGGCGCGTCCCGCGGGCGCTGAGCGGCTCTACCGCCGGAGGGACGAGGCCGAGGGGCACGTGGAAGCCGTCGCCGtcagcgcggggccgggggtgTGCCGGCCgcccccccagcccggcccggccgcagGTACCGATCACCCCAGGGTGCTCCCGGTGCTCTCGTGGGTGGGGGGCACTCGAGCCCCGTTGCTGCCGGGGGAGGGCTGGGACAAGGACAGGTCCTTAAGGTGCCCTAAACCCCCGCTGCTTCATAGCCGAGGATGGGGTGggggtgcctgcaggcccctgTGGTgtctggggagggaggggggctctggggggctcctggCCGTGCCCCCCTGACCCCACGGGGATGCTCTGGGCAGGAGTGGTCGCTGGGGGATCACGGGGGCCCGGGGTGCAGTGAGGTGGCTTCCCGGGGTCCCAAGAGGCCGGTGGGGTGATGGGACCCGGAGTGCTGCAAGGGTGGCATTGCTGCCACCCTCCCGGGCTCCGGTGTGCCAcggggggctgtgctgggggggGGGACGTTCTAGGGGGTCTGTGCCATGGGAGGCAGCACTTTAGGGAGGCCATGTAGTGGGGAGGGGGGCACATTCCATGGGGATTTTGCACCCCGAGGTCCCCACGGGGCCTGGGGTGGGTCGGACAGACGGCGGCAGCTGGGGCGGGCAGTGccgctggggagggggctgcgggGGTGTCCCCAACGCCTCCTCCCCGGCGACACGCGATCCCGACACACGATCGGCGGCAGCTGGACCCGGCGGGGGTGCGGGGCGTCCGGTGTCCCACCCCCCCGGGCGGGGCAGCTGTGGTGTCGCTCCGAGGCGGCGGTGAGGGGGCCCCCCCGATCCCCCCGGGCTGTGAGTCAGCCCGTGGCCGTGGGCAGCCGCCTCCGGTCCAAGTTTCCAGCCTGGAGGCGCCGAGCCCGGTCCCTGCCAGCCGTGAGTCACCGGCCGGCGggggggccgggcccgcggcgCTGCTGCCCCGTGGCTGCGGGTCCTGCGCGGGCACCCGTGGGGGCGGGAGGGCTTCTCCCGAGCCCTGGCCCGGGGCTCCGGGGTTGTCCCGGCTCTCCCCCGACCCTCGCGTGGGACGCGGTCGCGGAGCCGCGGCCGTCCCGTCCGGATCAGCGGATCCGGCTCCAGGCTTTGCCTCCGCCCCGAGAGCCGCTGCCGGAAAACCCGGCCTGGAGTTCCCTGAGGGGACGGGGTCGCGGGGTTTGCGGGGTccccgcggggcggggggggtCCCGGGACCCCCCAGCGGCCCCATTCGCCCCCCTGCCCCGGGGGTCGGCCTTCCTCAGCGGCGGGGCCCTGCCGGGGCTCTTAGTCTCGGTGTCACGGCGACCCCCGAGGTGTCGGCCCGCTGACCCGCCCCGCTGCCGGGGGGTCCGGGGGTCCTGGGGCGCCGCCGCGGTCGCCCCGTCCCGCCCCCGCCCGTGTCATGTTCTAACTCGGGCTCGGTGACGGGCCCCGGTTATTTATATCGACACCCGCCCCCCCgctcccccccagcccccgccGCCACCGGCGGAGCCGCGCTGCGCCCTCGCTCCGCGCTCCGCACCTGCCCGCACCCTGCCCGCACCTGCCCGCACCCTGCCCGCCCATGAAGGTCGTACCGGGTGGGTGAGACCGGCGGGGCTGCGGAAAGCACGGGAACGGGGGGGGGGCTGGCGCCGCCGGGGCGCGCTGTTTGTCCCGGGATATAAAAAGCCGGGACCAAGGGGACACTCGGGGGGGGGGAACGAAGACGCGGAatgggggggacacgggggggccGTGCCGGTGCGGCGGGCAGGAGGCGTCTCCACGGCGCGGTTCGGGAGGGGTTAAGGCGGAGAGGGCGCTGCCCCGTGGGGGCGGGCGCTGGTTCGTCCCTGACCCGCCGAGCCCGGCCGGTGCCGAGCCCGTCCCGTGTCCCTGATGGAGGACACCGGGTCCCTGTTCCCGTCGCTGGTGGCGGCGGGGCACGCGGCATCCCTCGCCCTGGTCTGGTACTGGCGGCGGCAGCGGGACGAGCCGGGGGGCTCCGGTGAGTTGGGCTCCGCTCGGCCCCCCCGCGCCGCGCTCGGCTCGGCCCCTCGCCCCGCCCACCGGCCCCGGGGAACGGGCGGGGGGGCCACGCCACACCGGCAGCCCCGCTGGGCCCCCAGTGGGTGGGGGGTCCTGCGGGGATTCGGGGGGGACCCACCCACCGCGGGGAGGGGGACGAGGGGAGAGGGGTGCAGCCCCGGGTTCTGGGGGGCGTCACCTGCCCGGCGGGAGCATCCCGGGGGGAGCGGTACCCACGCGGGGGGAGCGAGGGGACCCGAGGGTGACTCAGCACGGACGGAGCGTGGCCCCCCAGTGCCGCCCCCCGTGCCCACCCGCTCCGCTCCGGCACTTTTCCCAGCGGGGGTCCCGCCAGGAGATTCCCGGCGCTGGTTCGGCCGCCCAAACCCCTCCGCAGCATCCCCATCCCGGGCCGTGAGGGCGCCAAATATTTTTTGGGGGACGGGTATCTGGTGACAGAGGGGGCCGAGAGGATGCGGGTGGCTGGGGTGGGGGCTCCTGTGAGACCCCCACACGCGCTCCCAGCGCAGCCGCAGCCTCCCGGAGCTGCCGGGGCTCGGCCCCCCCGGCCTCCCCCTGGCACTTTCCAGGGCGTTGGCTGCGGCTTCCGTCGGTCTGCGTGTGGCACCGGGCACCGTCACGAGGCCCCGGGATGGCTCCGCTCCCGCTGCGGATCCACCGCCGAGCCCGCTGCCGGTGTGCCGGTGTGCCGGTGTGCCGgtgtgccggtgccggtgccgctgccggtgccggtgccagATAAGGCGGGCAGGGCACCTTGGCCCGGCCGGAGCCCCCGCTGCTCCCGGCCGGGGGGGCCGCTGTCCCTGGCGCGGCTCCAGCCCGAAGGACACCCCCAAGGTCGCACCTGCCGGGGCTCGTCACGGCGCCGGGAGCTCCCGGGGGGCTCCGGCAGCGTGGGCGGCGCTGGGGGACTGCGCTCTGCCGCCCCGGGGGGCTCGGCGTGTGCCCCCGGgggtgccctgtgcccctggtgGTGCCACGCCGGGGAGGGGGGCTTGGTTTAGAGCGCTGATCGTGAAACCCTCGTGGGGGGAAAGGGGCGCTGCCCGGTGCCCACGGTGCATTTCCCGGTGCCCAGGCAGGGGTTTCCCGGTGCCCACAGTGCATTTCCCGGTGCCCAGGCAGGGGTTTCCCGGTGCCCACGAAGGGTCTGGCCAGTGCCCAGGAAGGGGCTGCCCGGTGACCACAAAAGGGTCTTCCCTGTGCCCATGGGAGCCTGCCCGGTGCCCACAAAAGGGTTGCCCGGTGCCCGTGGCTGTGGTGGCTTTCCCGGTGCCCACGAAGGGGCTTTCCGGTGCCCGTGGGGGGCTGCCCGGTGATCACAAAGGGTCTTCTCTGTGCCCATGGTGCGTTTCCCAGTATCCGTGGTGGTTTCCCGGTGCCCACAGTGTGTTTCCTGGTGCCCAGGCAGGGGTTTCCCAGTGCCCACAAAGGGGCTGCCCGGTGTCCGTGGTTGTGGTGGGTTTCCCGGTGCCCACAAAGGCTGCCCGGTGCCCACGGTGTGTTTTCCCGGTGCCCGTGGTGGTTTCCCGGTGCCCACCGAGGGGCTGCCCGGTGCTcaggaaggggctgcccagtgATCACAAAGGGGCTGCCCGGTGTCCGTGGTTGTGGTGGGTTTCCCGGTGCCCACAAAGGCTGCCCGGTGCCCATGGTGTGTTTCCCGGTGCCCATGGTGCGTTTCCCGGTGCCCACTGTGTGTTTTCCCGGTGTCCATGGTGGTTTTCCGGTGCCCATGCTGTATTTCCCGGTGCCCGTGGTGGTTTCCCGGTGCCCACCGAGGGGCTGCCCGGTGCCAACGAGGGGCTGTACCAGCCGCTCTCGGTGTCACCCGTggcacagtgccagggcaggtgtTCTCGGGGGACACCTCGGCTCAGCCCGAGCTCCTGTCGGGGTCCCATGCCCACGCCCGCGgcgctgggggctgcagggcagcggGCTGGGGAGGCTCGGGGGGGCGAGGCAGCGCTGGGCAgcccggcggcggcgccggctGGTTTTGGCAGCAGGATGCCGCTGTGCTGTTTGTTTGGCTCCGCTCCGGTTTCCAAGGCTGCCACAGACGTGGCGGCAGTGGGCGGGTGGGGGCCCCAGAGGTTTGGGAaccccccccgtgtccccctttCCGCTCCACTCAGCTTTTCCACCGCGCTGGcggctctggctgtgccaggccgGGAGCGCTGCTggatgctgctcctggccgCAGCAGTGACTCACCAGCCTCGAGGGGCCGCGCCTGGCAACCACCGGCATCCCCGGCGCGGCGCCCCCCGACCCGGCCCCCGCCCCCCGGCACGGCCGTGGGGAAGCTCTTCCCGCTGCCGTCCCACGTCCTCCGCGGTGCCGCCGTGGGAAGCGTGCCGGAGCCGTGGGAAGCGTCCCGGAGCCGTGGGAAGCGtgccggagctgcgggaagcGTGCCGGAGCCCCGGCAGCGTGCGGGAAGCGTGGCGGGCGTGGCAGGCGCATCCCACGGGACGCGTGTCCCGTTCCAGGCGGGGTTCCCCCGCTGGCCGGCTGCTATCGCCCCGGCTcggccccccccgcccccccggcTCCTTATCTCCGCTGCACAGATGCGACGCTGCCGCTGCCGTGGGGCTGAGCCGCGGCTCGGCACCGTGCcatgccgtgccgtgccgggccgtgcccAGCCCCCACGCCTGGGCCTTCCTGCTGGCCTGGTTCAGCCTGGCTGGCTTGTGCCATGTTGGGTTTTGACGCTAGACCCTCGCCAAGCCCCACGAGACCCCCAGAGAACCCCGCAGCGGGGATGTGCcttgctcccccagccccctgagTGCTCAGGGTGCTGGCACGGGCTGCAGCCCACCTCCAACCACTCCAGTGCCTCCCTGACCAGGGACCCTGTGCCGTGCCATGCCTGTGCCtagccatgccatgccatgccatgccacgcatgccatgccatgccatgccatgcctggtggttccagcccctccagccgcgtcccagccctgcccacagccctgcggggctggggggtcccAGCAGAGCGGCCGGGGCTGGGCTCCGcgctgcccaggagcaggaggagccggGCTGGCGGGGCCCGTGGG
Protein-coding sequences here:
- the LOC135293163 gene encoding plectin-like, with translation MVAGMLMPLERLRSILELLFREGVLVGERDGCPRRTHPQLPGVANVEVRRAMASLRSRGLVRQTAAWRHLYWYLTDAGVAHLRQYLRLPPDVVPRSLQRVPRPAAARPEPRRAAAPAGPGAHRARPAGAERLYRRRDEAEGHVEAVAVSAGPGVCRPPPQPGPAAAPAATGGAALRPRSALRTCPHPARTCPHPARP